In Salinarimonas sp., a genomic segment contains:
- a CDS encoding ABC transporter substrate-binding protein: MKRILIAGALAAATLGLAAGGASAQTTLRIGLAEDPDVLDPSLGRTYVGRIVFASLCDKLFDVDADLNIVPQLALSHEVSEDGKALTITLRDGVLFHDGTPMDAAAVKYSLDRHRTMDGSFRRGELSIVESVDVVDPLTVRLNLKSPFAPLLATLTDRSGMIVSPTAAEAAGDQFGNNPVCAGPFQFVERVQQDRIVAEKFADYWNADEVFIDRIEYRPIPDSTVRLANLQSGQLDLIERALATDIPTIRADEDLELEVVTELGYQGMTINVANGEGAKGPLAESALVRQALDLAIDREALNQVVFNGEFFPGNQWVNPQNQWYQDAYPAPARDVEKAKALIAEAGVATPIVVDYMVPNNPEVRQVAEVIQAMAAEAGFDMQIRVVEFATGLQEAEAGRFGAFMLAWSGRPDPDGNIYSFAHSTGPLNYGKYASETVDAALTEARTATTFDARKAAYETVADLWLTEGSVLYLYHRAMLIAHTDDLEGYVQLPDGLVRVVGVKLN, translated from the coding sequence ATGAAACGCATCCTCATCGCCGGCGCGCTCGCCGCGGCGACGCTCGGCCTCGCCGCAGGCGGAGCCAGCGCCCAGACCACGCTTCGCATCGGCCTCGCCGAAGATCCCGACGTGCTCGACCCCTCGCTGGGGCGCACCTATGTCGGGCGCATCGTCTTCGCCTCGCTCTGCGACAAGCTCTTCGACGTCGACGCCGACCTCAACATCGTGCCGCAGCTCGCGCTCTCGCACGAGGTCTCGGAGGACGGCAAGGCGCTGACGATCACGCTGCGCGACGGCGTCCTCTTCCACGACGGCACGCCGATGGACGCCGCGGCGGTGAAGTACTCGCTCGACCGTCATCGCACGATGGACGGCTCCTTCCGCCGCGGCGAGCTCTCGATCGTCGAGAGCGTCGACGTCGTCGACCCGCTCACCGTGCGGCTCAACCTGAAGAGCCCCTTCGCGCCGCTGCTCGCCACGCTCACCGACCGCTCGGGCATGATCGTCTCGCCGACGGCGGCCGAGGCTGCGGGCGACCAGTTCGGCAACAACCCCGTCTGCGCCGGGCCTTTCCAGTTCGTCGAGCGCGTGCAGCAGGATCGCATCGTCGCGGAGAAGTTCGCGGATTACTGGAACGCGGACGAAGTCTTCATCGACCGGATCGAGTACCGCCCGATCCCGGATTCGACGGTGCGCCTCGCCAACCTCCAGTCCGGCCAGCTCGACCTGATCGAGCGCGCGCTCGCCACCGACATCCCGACCATCCGCGCCGACGAGGACCTCGAGCTCGAGGTCGTCACCGAGCTCGGCTACCAGGGCATGACGATCAACGTCGCCAACGGCGAGGGCGCCAAGGGTCCGCTCGCCGAGAGCGCGCTCGTGCGCCAGGCGCTCGACCTCGCCATCGACCGCGAGGCCCTGAACCAGGTGGTGTTCAACGGCGAGTTCTTCCCGGGCAACCAGTGGGTCAACCCGCAGAACCAGTGGTACCAGGACGCCTACCCGGCGCCGGCCCGCGACGTGGAGAAGGCCAAGGCGCTCATCGCCGAGGCGGGCGTCGCGACGCCGATCGTCGTCGACTACATGGTGCCGAACAACCCGGAGGTCCGCCAGGTCGCGGAGGTGATCCAGGCCATGGCGGCGGAGGCCGGGTTCGACATGCAGATCCGCGTCGTCGAGTTCGCGACCGGCCTGCAGGAGGCCGAGGCCGGCCGCTTCGGCGCCTTCATGCTGGCCTGGTCCGGCCGGCCGGATCCGGACGGCAACATCTACTCCTTCGCCCATTCCACGGGCCCGCTGAACTACGGCAAGTACGCCAGCGAGACCGTCGACGCCGCGCTGACGGAGGCCCGCACGGCCACCACCTTCGACGCTCGCAAGGCGGCCTACGAGACGGTGGCGGACCTGTGGCTCACGGAGGGCTCGGTGCTCTACCTCTACCACCGCGCCATGCTGATCGCCCACACGGACGATCTCGAAGGCTACGTGCAGCTCCCCGACGGCCTGGTTCGCGTCGTCGGCGTGAAGCTGAACTGA
- a CDS encoding ABC transporter permease gives MLTLIGKRLAQLVPTLFFVSVLIFSLQHLLPGDPALVMAGEERDPVVIEQIRKQYGLDQPIPVQYAMWIGNVFTGDLGESMRLKVPVSDLIVQKLPVTLQLAIMAMLIALVLGVTTGVLSAVKKDSAWDYVINVVGLAGISTPNFWLGIMLILFFAVHLGWLPASGYVSPFEDWRQSLATTIMPAFVLGTAIAGVIMRHTRSAMLQALASDYVRTARAKGLSERVVVWKHAMRNALTPVITLGALEFGTLLSGAVLTEQIFSIPGFGKLIVDAVFNRDYAVVQGVVLVTATTYIVLNLLADLGYILANPRLRA, from the coding sequence GTGCTCACCCTCATCGGCAAACGGCTGGCGCAGCTCGTCCCGACCCTGTTCTTCGTGTCGGTGCTGATCTTCTCGCTGCAGCATCTCCTGCCCGGCGACCCGGCGCTGGTGATGGCGGGCGAGGAGCGCGATCCCGTCGTGATCGAGCAGATCCGCAAGCAATACGGCCTCGATCAGCCGATTCCGGTCCAGTACGCGATGTGGATCGGCAACGTCTTCACGGGCGATCTCGGGGAATCGATGCGGCTCAAGGTGCCCGTCTCCGACCTGATCGTGCAGAAGCTGCCGGTGACGCTGCAGCTCGCGATCATGGCGATGCTGATCGCGCTCGTTCTGGGCGTGACCACCGGCGTGCTGTCGGCGGTCAAGAAGGATTCCGCCTGGGACTACGTCATCAACGTCGTCGGCCTCGCCGGCATCTCGACGCCGAACTTCTGGCTCGGCATCATGCTGATCCTGTTCTTCGCCGTGCATCTCGGCTGGCTCCCGGCGTCGGGCTACGTCAGCCCGTTCGAGGACTGGCGGCAATCGCTCGCCACCACGATCATGCCGGCCTTCGTGCTCGGCACCGCCATTGCGGGCGTGATCATGCGCCATACGCGCTCGGCGATGCTCCAGGCGCTCGCCTCCGACTACGTCCGCACCGCCCGCGCCAAGGGGCTCTCCGAGCGCGTCGTCGTCTGGAAGCACGCCATGCGCAACGCGCTCACCCCGGTGATCACGCTCGGCGCGCTCGAGTTCGGCACGCTCCTCTCCGGCGCGGTGCTCACCGAGCAGATCTTCTCGATCCCCGGCTTCGGCAAGCTGATCGTCGACGCCGTGTTCAACCGCGACTACGCGGTGGTGCAGGGCGTCGTGCTCGTCACGGCGACGACCTACATCGTGCTGAACCTGCTCGCCGATCTCGGCTACATTCTCGCCAATCCGAGGCTGCGCGCATGA
- a CDS encoding IS110 family transposase, whose product MPFTVGFDWGGAGHAACVLDETGAVRARLDVPHTAAGLAKLVAALARIAPVGEMPVAIERPSGLVVDTLVAAGHPVVPIHPNVVKACRPRYRAAGGKSDTGDAYMLADILRTDGHRFAPLRQASDAVKALRALVRGRDDLVATRVGLANQLRSLLESFWPGAAAIFADVDSPVALAFLARYPTPESAARLGEKRMAAFMAQARYSGRRSAAELLARLRAAPIGLAGRDESEAKGEIVRALVVALERIVAAIRDLTARIEHDVAELPDGRIVMSFPRAGRINAAQILAEIGDDRARFQTADQLAAEAGVCPVTHASGKSRGVVFRWACNHRLRAALTCFADNSRHASPWAADVYMRARQRGCSHPHAVRILARAWIRIFWHAWRDRAEYEPARHLAAQKCAA is encoded by the coding sequence ATGCCTTTCACTGTTGGTTTCGACTGGGGCGGCGCGGGCCATGCGGCCTGCGTCCTCGACGAGACGGGTGCGGTCCGCGCACGCCTCGACGTCCCGCACACCGCCGCCGGCCTCGCCAAGCTCGTGGCCGCGCTCGCGCGCATCGCGCCCGTCGGCGAGATGCCGGTGGCGATCGAGCGCCCGTCCGGCCTCGTCGTCGACACGCTCGTCGCCGCCGGCCATCCGGTCGTGCCGATCCACCCGAACGTCGTGAAGGCCTGCCGTCCGCGCTATCGCGCCGCCGGCGGCAAGTCCGATACGGGTGACGCCTACATGCTCGCCGACATCCTGCGCACCGACGGGCATCGCTTCGCCCCGCTGCGCCAGGCCTCCGACGCGGTCAAGGCGCTGCGCGCCCTCGTGCGCGGGCGCGACGACCTCGTCGCCACGCGCGTCGGCCTCGCAAACCAGCTGCGCAGCCTGCTCGAAAGCTTCTGGCCGGGCGCCGCCGCGATCTTCGCCGACGTCGACAGCCCCGTCGCCCTCGCCTTCCTCGCCCGCTACCCCACGCCCGAGAGCGCCGCACGACTCGGCGAGAAGCGCATGGCCGCCTTCATGGCCCAGGCCCGCTACAGCGGCCGCCGCAGCGCCGCCGAGCTCCTCGCCCGCCTGCGCGCCGCGCCGATCGGCCTCGCCGGCCGGGACGAGAGCGAGGCCAAGGGCGAGATCGTGCGCGCCCTCGTCGTCGCCCTCGAGCGCATCGTCGCCGCGATCCGCGACCTCACCGCCCGCATCGAGCACGACGTCGCCGAGCTGCCCGACGGCCGCATCGTCATGTCCTTCCCGCGCGCCGGCCGCATCAACGCCGCCCAGATCCTCGCCGAGATCGGCGACGACCGCGCGCGCTTCCAGACCGCAGACCAGCTCGCCGCGGAGGCCGGCGTCTGCCCCGTCACCCACGCCTCCGGAAAAAGCAGGGGCGTCGTCTTCCGATGGGCCTGCAATCACCGTCTGCGCGCCGCCCTCACCTGCTTCGCCGACAACTCCCGCCATGCCTCCCCCTGGGCCGCCGACGTCTACATGCGGGCCAGGCAGCGCGGATGCAGTCACCCCCACGCCGTCCGTATCCTGGCACGCGCCTGGATCCGCATCTTCTGGCATGCCTGGCGAGATCGAGCCGAATACGAACCCGCACGCCATCTCGCCGCGCAAAAATGCGCCGCGTAG
- a CDS encoding ABC transporter permease: MSDGTAPLPAAAPEEAFAIESPGRRAWGRLRRRPAAMAALAIIVVIVAAALLAPWIAPYDPTAQSWTAVREAPSAAHWFGTDEVGRDILSRVIWGARASLAAGVISVLIAMAAGVPLGLLAGYVGGWTDAVLGRVTDAMLAIPFLILAIALAAFLGPNLTNAMIAIGVTATPIFIRLTRGQVLAARAEDYVEAARAVGNPHWRIALRHVLPNVMPPILVQATLTIATAVIAEASLSFLGLGQQPPMPSWGSMLNSAQRFLSQAPWMAVFPGVAIFVTVLAFNVLGDGLRDALDPRAK, translated from the coding sequence ATGAGCGACGGGACCGCCCCCCTCCCCGCCGCCGCCCCCGAGGAGGCCTTCGCGATCGAGAGCCCCGGCCGGCGCGCCTGGGGGCGCCTGCGCCGCCGGCCGGCGGCGATGGCGGCGCTCGCGATCATCGTCGTCATCGTCGCGGCCGCGCTCCTCGCCCCCTGGATCGCGCCCTACGACCCCACGGCGCAGAGCTGGACCGCCGTGCGCGAGGCGCCTTCCGCCGCGCATTGGTTCGGCACCGACGAGGTGGGCCGCGACATCCTCTCCCGCGTGATCTGGGGCGCGCGCGCCTCGCTCGCCGCCGGCGTGATCTCCGTGCTGATCGCCATGGCGGCGGGCGTGCCGCTCGGGCTGCTCGCCGGCTATGTCGGCGGCTGGACCGACGCCGTGCTCGGGCGCGTCACCGACGCGATGCTGGCGATCCCGTTCCTGATCCTCGCCATCGCGCTCGCGGCCTTCCTCGGCCCGAACCTGACGAACGCCATGATCGCCATCGGCGTCACCGCGACGCCGATCTTCATCCGCCTCACCCGCGGCCAGGTGCTCGCGGCGCGGGCGGAGGACTACGTCGAGGCGGCGCGCGCGGTGGGGAACCCGCATTGGCGCATCGCGCTGCGGCACGTGCTGCCCAACGTGATGCCGCCGATCCTGGTCCAGGCCACGCTCACCATCGCCACCGCCGTCATCGCCGAGGCGAGCCTCTCGTTCCTGGGGCTCGGCCAGCAGCCGCCGATGCCGTCCTGGGGCTCGATGCTGAATTCCGCCCAGCGCTTCCTCTCGCAGGCGCCGTGGATGGCGGTGTTCCCGGGCGTAGCGATCTTCGTCACGGTGCTCGCCTTCAACGTGCTCGGCGACGGCCTGCGCGACGCGCTCGACCCGCGGGCCAAGTAG
- a CDS encoding DeoR/GlpR family DNA-binding transcription regulator, which yields MAQNFRQREILDLAKQHGKVVVEDLAAHFDVTVQTIRRDLTELCEAGKLTRVYGGAILRSGVANIGYEDRRGLMAEEKDAIARACARAIPDDASLFLNIGTTTEAVARALMNHRNLMVVTNNINVANILSANESCEVVVAGGVMRRPDGGLVGDVTLEIVKHFKVDFAVIGASALDLDGDLLDFDFREVRVSQAILRQARRAYLVADHSKFERSAPVRIASLEDVDVFYTDRPPPEAVRKLCREWGTQIVMPEEAVRKAG from the coding sequence ATGGCTCAGAACTTCCGCCAGCGAGAGATCCTGGACCTCGCCAAGCAGCACGGCAAGGTCGTGGTGGAGGATCTCGCGGCGCATTTCGACGTCACCGTTCAGACCATCCGCCGCGACCTCACGGAGCTGTGCGAAGCCGGCAAGCTGACGCGCGTCTACGGCGGCGCCATCCTGCGCTCGGGGGTGGCGAACATCGGCTACGAGGACCGCCGCGGCCTGATGGCGGAGGAGAAGGACGCGATCGCCCGCGCCTGCGCCCGCGCCATCCCGGACGATGCGTCCTTGTTCCTCAACATCGGCACCACGACGGAGGCGGTGGCGCGCGCGCTGATGAACCACCGCAATCTCATGGTGGTCACCAACAACATCAACGTCGCCAACATCCTCTCCGCCAACGAGAGCTGCGAGGTGGTGGTCGCCGGGGGCGTGATGCGCCGCCCCGACGGCGGGCTCGTCGGCGACGTGACGCTCGAGATCGTCAAGCATTTCAAGGTGGACTTCGCCGTGATCGGCGCCTCCGCCCTCGATCTCGACGGAGACCTGCTCGACTTCGACTTCCGGGAGGTGCGGGTCTCGCAGGCGATCCTGCGCCAGGCGCGGCGCGCCTATCTCGTGGCCGACCATTCGAAGTTCGAGCGCAGCGCCCCCGTGCGCATCGCCTCGCTCGAGGACGTCGACGTGTTCTACACCGACCGGCCGCCCCCCGAGGCGGTGCGCAAGCTCTGCCGCGAATGGGGCACCCAGATCGTCATGCCCGAGGAGGCGGTGCGCAAGGCGGGCTGA
- the glpD gene encoding glycerol-3-phosphate dehydrogenase, which translates to MSEAAEGREVFDLFIIGGGVNGCGIARDAAGRGLSVALAEMSDLGSATSSASTKLFHGGLRYLEYYEFRLVRESLVERETLLTAMPHISWPMRFVLPHHRGLRPAWLLRLGLFIYDHLGGRKILPATRTLDLKRDPAGAPLKDAFAKGFEYSDCWVEDSRLVVLNARDAEARGARILPRAKVVSARREGDLWAVDLAHADGRRETARARALVNAGGPWVADVISGVLRINSSEKVRLVRGSHIVTKRLFEHDRCYIFQGGDGRIVFAIPYETDFTLIGTTDRDHEGGPEQAHATEAEIDYLCSFVSEYLKSPITRDDVVWTYSGVRPLYDDGAKSATAATRDYVLSLDESGPPLLNVFGGKITTYRRLAESAMRKLERFFPSAAGPWTAGVPLPGGDFPVDAVDRLVADLARDYPFLTPFWARRLVRAYGTQARDVLGDAKRAEDLGRAFGATLTEREIVWLMDNEYATRAEDVIWRRSKLGLRLSREEADALDAFMRERGAAARSVAAE; encoded by the coding sequence GTGTCGGAGGCTGCCGAAGGCCGCGAGGTCTTCGATCTCTTCATCATCGGTGGAGGCGTGAACGGCTGCGGCATCGCCCGCGATGCGGCCGGCCGCGGCCTCTCCGTCGCGCTCGCCGAGATGAGCGATCTCGGGTCGGCGACGTCGTCGGCCTCGACCAAGCTGTTCCATGGCGGGCTGCGCTACCTCGAGTACTACGAGTTCCGCCTCGTGCGGGAATCGCTGGTCGAGCGCGAGACGCTGCTCACCGCGATGCCGCACATCTCCTGGCCGATGCGCTTCGTGCTGCCGCATCACCGCGGCCTGCGCCCCGCCTGGCTGCTGCGGCTCGGCTTGTTCATCTACGACCATCTCGGCGGGCGCAAGATCCTGCCCGCCACCCGCACGCTCGACCTGAAGCGCGACCCCGCCGGCGCGCCGCTGAAGGACGCGTTCGCGAAGGGATTCGAGTATTCGGATTGCTGGGTCGAGGATTCGCGCCTCGTCGTGCTCAACGCCCGCGATGCGGAGGCGCGCGGGGCGCGCATCCTGCCCCGCGCCAAGGTCGTCTCGGCCCGCCGCGAGGGCGATCTCTGGGCGGTGGATCTCGCCCACGCGGACGGGCGCCGCGAGACGGCGCGCGCCCGCGCCCTCGTCAATGCCGGCGGCCCCTGGGTCGCGGACGTGATCTCGGGCGTGCTGCGCATCAACTCGTCCGAGAAGGTGCGCCTCGTGCGCGGCAGCCACATCGTCACGAAGCGGCTGTTCGAGCACGACCGCTGCTACATCTTCCAGGGCGGCGACGGGCGCATCGTCTTCGCCATTCCCTACGAGACCGACTTCACCCTCATCGGCACGACGGACCGGGACCACGAGGGCGGGCCGGAGCAGGCGCACGCCACAGAGGCCGAGATCGACTATCTCTGCTCCTTCGTCTCGGAATACCTGAAGTCGCCGATCACGCGAGACGACGTCGTCTGGACCTATTCCGGCGTGCGCCCGCTCTACGACGACGGCGCGAAGTCCGCGACCGCCGCCACGCGCGACTACGTGCTCTCCCTCGACGAGAGCGGCCCGCCGCTGCTCAACGTCTTCGGCGGCAAGATCACGACCTATCGGCGCCTCGCCGAATCCGCGATGCGCAAGCTCGAGCGCTTCTTCCCGAGCGCGGCCGGGCCCTGGACCGCCGGCGTGCCGCTGCCCGGCGGCGACTTCCCGGTGGACGCCGTGGATCGGCTCGTCGCGGATCTCGCGCGCGACTACCCGTTCCTGACGCCGTTCTGGGCGCGGCGGCTGGTGCGGGCCTACGGCACGCAGGCGCGCGACGTGCTGGGCGACGCGAAGCGGGCGGAGGATCTCGGCCGCGCCTTCGGCGCGACGCTGACCGAGCGCGAGATCGTCTGGCTGATGGACAACGAGTACGCGACCCGCGCCGAGGACGTGATCTGGCGGCGCTCGAAGCTCGGCCTGCGCCTGTCTCGCGAGGAGGCGGACGCGCTCGACGCCTTCATGCGCGAGCGCGGCGCGGCGGCGCGCAGCGTGGCGGCTGAGTGA
- a CDS encoding ABC transporter ATP-binding protein, giving the protein MALVLENVSKVVDGRTHIYPTTLTLEKGTMNVLLGPTLAGKTSLMRLMAGLDKPATGRVLWDGADVTERRVQDRNVAMVYQQFVNYPTLSVWENIASPLKVAGRPRAEIDVAVKKTAALMKLDGLLDRKPLELSGGQQQRCALARALVKGAGLVLLDEPLANLDYKLREELRAEIPRIFEESGAIFVYATTEPEEALLLGGNTATLWEGRVTQFGKTPEVYRRPADAVTARVFSDPPMNFLKIAKAGDKLLFGEGQSVPALGALSGLRDGRYLAGFRPNHLELEPPHSGCLSFPAILSETEITGSETFVHIDHGGDRWVGLVHGVRALDHGRALTVYVDPAHVYVFEENGALAAPASYALAA; this is encoded by the coding sequence ATGGCGCTCGTTCTGGAAAACGTGTCCAAGGTCGTCGACGGACGCACCCACATCTACCCGACCACGCTGACCCTCGAGAAGGGCACGATGAACGTGCTGCTCGGGCCGACGCTCGCGGGCAAGACCTCGCTGATGCGCCTGATGGCGGGCCTCGACAAGCCGGCCACGGGCCGCGTGCTCTGGGACGGCGCGGACGTGACCGAACGGCGCGTGCAGGATCGCAACGTCGCCATGGTCTACCAGCAGTTCGTGAACTACCCCACCCTGTCGGTGTGGGAGAACATCGCCTCGCCGCTGAAGGTCGCCGGCCGCCCGCGGGCGGAGATCGACGTCGCCGTGAAGAAGACGGCGGCGTTGATGAAGCTCGACGGGCTCCTCGACCGCAAGCCGCTCGAGCTCTCCGGCGGCCAGCAGCAGCGCTGCGCGCTCGCGCGGGCGCTGGTGAAGGGCGCGGGGCTCGTGCTGCTCGACGAGCCGCTCGCCAACCTCGACTACAAGCTGCGCGAGGAACTGCGCGCGGAGATCCCGCGCATCTTCGAGGAATCGGGCGCGATCTTCGTCTACGCGACGACGGAGCCCGAGGAGGCGCTGCTGCTCGGCGGCAATACGGCGACGCTCTGGGAGGGCCGCGTCACCCAGTTCGGCAAGACGCCGGAGGTCTATCGCCGGCCGGCGGACGCGGTGACGGCGCGGGTCTTCTCGGATCCGCCGATGAACTTCCTCAAGATCGCCAAGGCCGGCGACAAGCTGCTCTTCGGCGAGGGCCAGAGCGTCCCGGCGCTGGGCGCCCTCTCCGGTCTGCGCGACGGGCGCTATCTCGCCGGCTTTCGGCCGAACCATCTCGAGCTCGAGCCGCCGCATTCCGGCTGCCTCTCCTTCCCGGCCATCCTGTCCGAGACCGAGATCACCGGCTCGGAGACCTTCGTCCACATCGATCACGGCGGGGATCGCTGGGTGGGGCTCGTCCACGGCGTGCGGGCCCTCGATCACGGACGCGCGCTCACGGTCTACGTCGACCCCGCCCACGTCTACGTCTTCGAGGAGAACGGCGCGCTCGCCGCGCCCGCCTCCTACGCGCTAGCGGCCTGA
- a CDS encoding ABC transporter ATP-binding protein, giving the protein MARIHLSKLAHSYAPAPKSEADYALKQLDLVWDDGSAYALLGPSGCGKTTLLNIISGLIIPSEGKILFGDEDVTQQPTAARNIAQVFQFPVVYDTMTVRENLAFPLVNRGADADYVRRRVEQIAEMIGMADVLDRPARRLTADAKQKISLGRGMVREDVNAILFDEPLTVIDPHMKWELRTQLKALHREFGHTMIYVTHDQTEALTFADKVVVMYDGQVVQTGTPAELFERPAHTFVGYFIGSPGMNVIPARVEGTSALIEGVEIPLGASYPALSGKVEIGIRPEFLTLSKDGPGIPARVKRIEDVGRHRIVRLAFFGREINVVVPEGKPVSQDMNRVVLDPARIGVYVNDRLVEGRMLQGRAA; this is encoded by the coding sequence ATGGCTCGCATCCACCTCTCGAAGCTCGCGCATTCCTACGCGCCGGCGCCGAAATCCGAAGCCGACTACGCGCTCAAGCAGCTCGACCTCGTCTGGGACGACGGCTCGGCCTACGCGCTGCTCGGCCCCTCGGGCTGCGGGAAGACGACGCTGCTCAACATCATCTCCGGTCTGATCATCCCCTCCGAGGGCAAGATCCTGTTCGGTGACGAAGACGTCACGCAGCAGCCGACGGCGGCGCGCAACATCGCCCAGGTGTTCCAGTTCCCCGTCGTCTACGACACGATGACGGTGCGCGAGAACCTCGCCTTCCCGCTCGTCAACCGCGGCGCCGACGCGGACTACGTCCGCCGCCGGGTCGAGCAGATCGCCGAGATGATCGGCATGGCCGACGTGCTCGACCGCCCGGCCCGGCGCCTCACCGCCGACGCCAAGCAGAAGATCTCGCTCGGCCGCGGCATGGTGCGCGAGGACGTCAACGCCATCCTGTTCGACGAGCCGCTGACCGTCATCGACCCGCACATGAAGTGGGAGCTGCGCACGCAGCTCAAGGCGCTTCACCGCGAGTTCGGGCACACGATGATCTACGTGACGCACGACCAGACCGAGGCGCTCACCTTCGCCGACAAGGTCGTGGTGATGTACGACGGCCAGGTGGTGCAGACGGGCACGCCGGCGGAGCTGTTCGAGCGCCCGGCGCACACCTTCGTCGGCTATTTCATCGGCTCGCCCGGCATGAACGTGATCCCGGCGCGGGTGGAGGGGACGTCGGCGCTGATCGAGGGCGTCGAGATCCCGCTGGGCGCCTCCTATCCGGCGCTCTCCGGCAAGGTCGAGATCGGCATCCGGCCGGAATTCCTCACCCTGTCCAAGGACGGGCCCGGCATCCCGGCGCGGGTCAAGCGCATCGAGGACGTCGGGCGCCACCGCATCGTGCGCCTCGCCTTCTTCGGGCGCGAGATCAACGTCGTCGTGCCGGAAGGCAAGCCCGTGTCGCAGGACATGAACCGCGTCGTGCTCGATCCCGCACGCATCGGGGTCTACGTGAACGATCGCCTCGTGGAGGGCCGGATGCTGCAAGGGCGGGCCGCGTAA
- a CDS encoding sugar ABC transporter permease encodes MDKTVNQRAWFLVLPVLVLVAFSAVIPLMTVVNYSFQDTFGNNVFFWAGFEWYEQVLASERIRDALGRQILFSAIILAIEVPLGILIALCMPRKGIWVSVCLVLMALPLLIPWNVVGTIWQVFARVDIGLLGRTLSELGVDYNYTQDALDAWITIIVMDVWHWTSLVALLAYAGLVSIPSAYYQAAKIDQASRWKVFRYIELPKMQGVLLIAILLRFMDSFMIYTEPFVLTGGGPGNATTFLSIDLVKTAIGQFDLGPAAAFSLIYFLVILLISWVFYTVMVNLDKKEGV; translated from the coding sequence ATGGACAAGACCGTCAATCAGAGGGCCTGGTTCCTCGTCCTCCCCGTCCTGGTGCTCGTCGCCTTCTCGGCGGTGATCCCGCTGATGACGGTGGTGAACTACTCGTTCCAGGACACGTTCGGCAACAACGTCTTCTTCTGGGCCGGCTTCGAGTGGTACGAGCAGGTCCTCGCCTCCGAGCGCATCCGCGACGCGCTGGGGCGCCAGATCCTGTTCTCGGCCATCATCCTCGCCATCGAGGTGCCGCTCGGAATCCTGATCGCGCTGTGCATGCCGAGGAAGGGGATCTGGGTCTCCGTGTGCCTCGTGCTGATGGCGCTGCCGCTGCTGATCCCGTGGAACGTCGTCGGCACGATCTGGCAGGTCTTCGCGCGCGTCGACATCGGATTGCTGGGCCGCACGCTCTCCGAGCTCGGGGTGGACTACAACTATACGCAGGACGCGCTCGACGCCTGGATCACCATCATCGTCATGGACGTGTGGCACTGGACCTCGCTCGTCGCGCTCCTCGCCTATGCCGGGCTCGTCTCGATCCCGTCCGCCTACTACCAGGCCGCCAAGATCGACCAGGCGAGCCGCTGGAAGGTGTTCCGCTACATCGAGCTGCCGAAGATGCAGGGCGTGCTGCTCATCGCCATTCTGCTGCGCTTCATGGACAGCTTCATGATCTACACCGAGCCCTTCGTGCTCACCGGCGGCGGCCCGGGCAACGCGACGACCTTCCTGTCGATCGACCTGGTCAAGACCGCCATCGGCCAGTTCGACCTCGGTCCCGCGGCGGCGTTCTCGCTGATCTACTTCCTCGTGATCCTGCTGATCTCGTGGGTGTTCTATACGGTGATGGTGAACCTCGACAAGAAGGAGGGCGTGTGA
- a CDS encoding carbohydrate ABC transporter permease, whose amino-acid sequence MTLYLLFLLLPIYWLLNMSLKDNSEILSSFSLWPQNPTLDNYRTILTDASWYMGYVNSMIYVVLNTVISVTVALPAAYAFSRYRFMGDKHLFFWLLTNRMAPPAVFALPFFQLYSAVGLFDTHIAVALAHCLFNVPLAVWILEGFMRGVPKEIDETAYIDGYSFPRFFVKIFMPLIASGIGVAAFFCFMFSWVELLLSRTLTSVDAKPIAATMTRTVSASGLDWGVLAAAGILTIVPGALVIWFVRNYIAKGFALGRV is encoded by the coding sequence ATGACGCTCTACCTGCTCTTCCTGCTCCTGCCGATCTACTGGCTCCTCAACATGAGCCTGAAGGACAACAGCGAGATCCTCTCCTCCTTCTCGCTGTGGCCGCAGAACCCGACGCTGGACAATTACCGGACGATCCTCACCGACGCGTCCTGGTACATGGGCTACGTCAACTCGATGATCTACGTCGTGCTCAACACGGTGATCTCGGTCACGGTGGCGCTGCCGGCGGCCTACGCCTTCAGCCGCTACCGGTTCATGGGCGACAAGCACCTGTTCTTCTGGCTCTTGACCAACCGCATGGCGCCGCCGGCGGTGTTCGCCCTGCCCTTCTTCCAGCTCTACTCGGCGGTCGGGCTGTTCGACACGCACATCGCGGTCGCGCTGGCGCATTGCCTGTTCAACGTGCCGCTGGCGGTGTGGATCCTCGAGGGCTTCATGCGCGGCGTGCCCAAGGAGATCGACGAGACGGCCTATATCGACGGCTACTCGTTCCCGCGCTTCTTCGTGAAGATCTTCATGCCGCTGATCGCGAGCGGCATCGGGGTCGCGGCGTTCTTCTGCTTCATGTTCTCCTGGGTCGAGCTGCTCCTGTCGCGCACGCTCACCTCGGTGGACGCCAAGCCCATCGCCGCCACGATGACCCGCACGGTCTCGGCGTCCGGCCTCGACTGGGGCGTGCTCGCGGCGGCGGGCATCCTCACAATCGTGCCGGGCGCGCTCGTGATCTGGTTCGTCCGCAACTACATCGCCAAGGGCTTCGCGCTCGGCCGCGTCTGA